The following are encoded in a window of Variovorax paradoxus genomic DNA:
- a CDS encoding glutathione S-transferase N-terminal domain-containing protein, which yields MKLIGSAASPYVRKVRVVLAEKRLDYQFVIEDVWSADTTIAHSNPLGKVPCLIMEGGEAMFDSRVIVEYIDTLSPVGKLIPQQSRERAEVKTWEALADGVMDAGVLWRLEATWTGRADGERSAAWIERQRVKVEAGVAAMAKGLGDKPFCSGIHLSLSDIAVGCALGWLGLRFPEIDWRGEHANLARLYDKLMLRPSFIDTQP from the coding sequence ATGAAACTGATCGGATCCGCCGCCAGCCCTTATGTGCGCAAGGTGCGCGTGGTGCTGGCCGAAAAGCGGCTCGACTACCAGTTCGTGATCGAAGACGTCTGGTCCGCCGACACCACGATCGCCCATTCGAACCCGCTGGGCAAGGTGCCGTGCCTGATCATGGAAGGCGGCGAGGCGATGTTCGACTCGCGCGTCATCGTCGAGTACATCGACACCCTGTCGCCCGTGGGCAAGCTCATTCCGCAGCAAAGTCGCGAACGCGCCGAGGTCAAGACCTGGGAAGCGCTGGCCGACGGCGTCATGGACGCCGGCGTGCTCTGGCGCCTCGAAGCCACCTGGACCGGCCGCGCCGACGGCGAGCGCAGCGCCGCCTGGATCGAGCGCCAGCGCGTCAAGGTCGAGGCCGGCGTGGCCGCCATGGCCAAGGGCCTGGGCGACAAGCCCTTCTGCAGCGGCATCCACCTGAGCCTGTCGGACATCGCGGTCGGCTGTGCGCTGGGCTGGCTGGGGCTGCGTTTTCCCGAGATCGACTGGCGCGGCGAACACGCCAACCTGGCCCGGCTGTACGACAAGCTCATGCTGCGGCCGAGCTTCATCGACACCCAGCCCTGA
- a CDS encoding ferritin gives MLYPELFRQLESVRWDMDKDIPWQSFDASLLTEEQAQTIKMNAITEWSALPATEMFLRDNRHDSDFSAFMSIWFFEEQKHSLVLMEYLKRFSPQHAPTEQELHEVRFDFDPAPPLETLMLHFCGEIRLNHWYRRAAQWHTEPVIKHIYTTLSQDEARHGGAYLRYMKRAMEKFGDEARAAFTKVGVLMASARRTAQALHPTNLHVNKALFPNDTIQSRMPDPDWLEHWLDKQIKFDAVWETKVGERILHNLSLLMNRSFKTVQELNRYRKEVSATLGPKPEYQGA, from the coding sequence ATGCTCTACCCGGAACTCTTCAGACAACTCGAATCCGTCCGCTGGGACATGGACAAGGACATCCCCTGGCAGTCGTTCGACGCTTCCTTGCTGACCGAAGAGCAGGCCCAGACCATCAAGATGAATGCCATCACCGAGTGGTCGGCGTTGCCGGCCACCGAGATGTTCCTGCGCGACAACCGGCACGACAGTGACTTTTCGGCGTTCATGTCGATCTGGTTCTTCGAAGAGCAGAAGCACTCGCTGGTGCTCATGGAGTACCTGAAGCGCTTCAGCCCGCAGCACGCGCCCACCGAGCAGGAACTGCACGAGGTGCGCTTCGACTTCGACCCGGCGCCCCCGCTCGAAACCCTCATGCTGCACTTCTGCGGCGAGATCCGCCTCAACCACTGGTACCGCCGCGCCGCCCAGTGGCACACCGAGCCGGTCATCAAGCACATCTACACCACGCTGAGCCAGGACGAAGCCCGCCACGGCGGCGCCTACCTGCGCTACATGAAGCGCGCCATGGAAAAGTTCGGCGACGAGGCCCGCGCCGCCTTCACCAAGGTCGGCGTGCTCATGGCCAGCGCGCGCCGCACCGCCCAGGCGCTGCACCCGACCAACCTGCACGTGAACAAGGCGCTGTTCCCGAACGACACCATCCAGAGCCGCATGCCCGACCCCGACTGGCTCGAGCACTGGCTGGACAAGCAGATCAAGTTCGACGCCGTCTGGGAAACCAAGGTCGGCGAGCGCATCCTGCACAACCTGAGCCTGTTGATGAACCGCAGCTTCAAGACCGTGCAGGAACTCAACCGCTACCGCAAGGAAGTCTCGGCCACGCTGGGCCCCAAGCCCGAATACCAGGGCGCCTGA
- the purB gene encoding adenylosuccinate lyase, with product MSFSTVSALSPLDGRYAAKLAALRPLMSEQGYMHRRVQVEVAWFIALSDCGFAEFKPLTGGARKYLMGLVSHFSEADALAIKDIEKTTNHDVKAVEYWIKSKFEARPELLAAAEFVHFACTSEDINNTSHALQIQAARDTVVLPAIDGLIAKLREMAHQFADVSMLSRTHGQTASPTTVGKEIANVAVRLTKARAQIAAVQLLGKMNGAVGNYNAHLAAWPEFDWEAFSRKVVETPAPLGLGLSFQPYSIQIEPHDYMAELFDAVARVNTILVDFSRDIWGYVSLGYFKQRLKKGEIGSSTMPHKVNPIDFENAEGNLGLANAVLRHLSEKLPISRWQRDLTDSTVLRNIGVAFGYATLAYASLATGLGKLELNEEALADDLDASWEVLAEPIQTVMRRFGVQGAYEQLKEVTRGKTVTAEALHGLIRSLEIPEEEKARLLAMTPASYTGKAAELAKRV from the coding sequence ATGAGCTTTTCCACCGTCTCCGCCCTCTCCCCCCTTGACGGCCGCTATGCGGCCAAACTCGCGGCCTTGCGCCCGCTGATGAGCGAACAGGGCTATATGCACCGTCGCGTGCAGGTGGAGGTGGCCTGGTTCATTGCGCTGTCCGACTGCGGCTTTGCCGAGTTCAAGCCCCTCACGGGCGGCGCGCGCAAGTACCTGATGGGGCTGGTGTCGCACTTTTCCGAGGCCGACGCACTGGCCATCAAGGACATCGAGAAGACCACCAACCACGACGTGAAGGCCGTCGAATACTGGATCAAGTCGAAGTTCGAAGCCCGGCCGGAGCTGCTGGCCGCCGCCGAATTCGTGCACTTCGCCTGCACCAGCGAAGACATCAACAACACCAGCCACGCCCTGCAGATCCAGGCCGCGCGCGACACCGTGGTGCTGCCGGCCATCGACGGCCTGATCGCCAAGCTGCGCGAAATGGCGCACCAGTTCGCCGACGTGTCGATGCTCTCGCGCACGCACGGCCAAACCGCCAGCCCGACCACCGTCGGCAAGGAAATCGCCAACGTGGCGGTGCGCCTGACCAAGGCCCGCGCGCAAATCGCCGCCGTGCAGTTGCTCGGCAAGATGAACGGCGCCGTCGGCAACTACAACGCGCACCTGGCCGCCTGGCCCGAGTTCGACTGGGAAGCCTTCAGCCGCAAGGTTGTCGAGACGCCCGCGCCGCTGGGCCTGGGCCTGAGCTTCCAGCCGTACAGCATCCAGATCGAGCCGCACGACTACATGGCCGAGCTGTTCGATGCCGTGGCGCGCGTCAACACGATCCTGGTCGACTTCTCGCGCGACATCTGGGGCTACGTGAGCCTGGGCTACTTCAAGCAGCGCCTGAAGAAGGGCGAAATCGGCTCGTCGACCATGCCGCACAAGGTCAACCCGATCGACTTCGAGAACGCCGAGGGCAACCTGGGCCTGGCCAATGCGGTGCTGCGCCACCTGAGCGAGAAGCTGCCCATCAGCCGCTGGCAGCGCGACCTGACCGACAGCACGGTGCTGCGCAACATCGGCGTGGCCTTCGGCTACGCCACGCTGGCCTACGCCAGCCTGGCCACGGGGCTGGGCAAGCTGGAGCTCAACGAAGAAGCGCTGGCCGACGACCTCGACGCCTCGTGGGAAGTGCTGGCCGAGCCGATCCAGACCGTGATGCGCCGCTTCGGCGTGCAGGGCGCCTACGAGCAGCTCAAGGAAGTCACGCGCGGCAAGACCGTGACGGCCGAGGCGCTGCACGGACTGATCCGCTCGCTGGAGATTCCGGAAGAGGAAAAGGCCCGCCTCCTGGCCATGACGCCCGCCAGCTACACCGGCAAGGCGGCCGAGCTGGCAAAGCGCGTCTGA
- a CDS encoding glutathione peroxidase yields the protein MRTPARFSTLRRGATAFSLVAGLSAALSAGAQTAPAAPAAPAVGSAAGCPAILQHSFPRLQDEKPQNLCQYAGKVVLVVNTASFCGFTPQYKGLEALDMKYRARGLVVLGFPSNDFSQESGSNKEIADFCESTFGVKFPMFAKSAVRGTDANPLFKQLAQASGTTPKWNFYKYLIGRDGKVVQAWSSMTAPDETGFVNVIEKQLGPNQDKAGD from the coding sequence ATGCGAACCCCTGCCCGATTCTCGACGCTGCGACGTGGCGCCACGGCCTTTTCCCTCGTGGCGGGCCTGTCCGCCGCCCTGTCGGCGGGTGCCCAGACGGCGCCTGCCGCCCCTGCCGCGCCCGCGGTGGGTAGCGCCGCCGGGTGCCCGGCGATCCTGCAGCACAGCTTCCCGCGGCTGCAGGACGAAAAACCCCAGAACCTTTGCCAGTACGCCGGCAAAGTGGTCCTGGTGGTCAACACGGCCAGCTTTTGCGGCTTCACCCCGCAGTACAAGGGGCTGGAGGCGCTGGACATGAAGTACCGCGCCCGCGGCCTGGTGGTGCTGGGCTTCCCGTCGAACGATTTCTCGCAGGAATCGGGTTCCAACAAGGAAATCGCCGACTTCTGCGAAAGCACCTTCGGCGTGAAATTCCCGATGTTCGCCAAGTCGGCCGTGCGCGGCACCGACGCCAACCCGCTGTTCAAGCAGCTGGCGCAGGCCTCGGGCACGACGCCGAAGTGGAACTTCTACAAGTACCTCATCGGGCGCGACGGCAAGGTGGTGCAGGCTTGGTCGAGCATGACGGCGCCGGACGAAACCGGCTTTGTGAACGTCATCGAGAAACAGCTCGGGCCGAATCAGGACAAGGCGGGCGATTGA